In one Xiphophorus couchianus chromosome 17, X_couchianus-1.0, whole genome shotgun sequence genomic region, the following are encoded:
- the LOC114161104 gene encoding cyclin-dependent kinase inhibitor 1B-like, with translation MCNNMSDVRLSNASPTVERVDARPPDNARSVRRVLFGTPDPEETRKQAEALQRQSVEAFRDTYNFDPVEDRPLSPGLYDWQEDEDAPEFYRRPPRGSQPPRGEAGEGSPETRRERRSAHTNGSRKRSSESAGHCSDDCTSNGKKSRSDKDDDEEQALGAGSQAEQQQQQEEEEVPC, from the exons ATGTGCAACAACATGTCAGACGTTCGCCTCTCTAACGCGAGCCCCACGGTGGAGCGGGTGGACGCGCGGCCGCCGGACAACGCCAGGTCGGTCCGCAGGGTGCTGTTCGGCACACCTGACCCGGAGGAGACGCGGAAGCAAGCGGAGGCTCTGCAGCGGCAGTCCGTGGAGGCTTTTAGGGACACGTACAACTTCGACCCGGTGGAGGACAGGCCGCTCTCTCCGGGGCTCTACGATTGGCAGGAGGACGAAGACGCGCCGGAGTTTTACCGCAGGCCGCCGCGGGGGAGCCAGCCGCCCCGGGGCGAGGCAGGCGAAGGCAGCCCGGAGACGAGGAGGGAGAGGCGGTCGGCTCACACTAACGGTTCGCGGAAACGATCTTCAGAGTCTGCAG GTCATTGCTCTGACGATTGCACGAGTAACGGCAAGAAGTCGCGTTCCGACAAAGACGACGATGAAGAGCAGGCGCTCGGTGCAGGAAGCcaggcagagcagcagcagcagcaggaggaggaggaggtccCATGCTGA
- the cdpf1 gene encoding cysteine-rich DPF motif domain-containing protein 1, translating to MEQTATETPRNVFSCQLCGLSTSYTYYGQKPPNTRAIVLLEECFVAKDPFSPDKEKFLVLGSACSLCNMCVCVGPDCSLFYTKRFCMQCVNKHLDQFPHQIRSELAKKKQSSKSGVS from the exons ATGGAGCAAACTGCGACTGAAACCCCTCGAAACGTATTCAGTTGCCAGTTATGCGGTTTGAGCACCTCATATACGTACTACGGCCAGAAACCACCCAACACCAGAGCCATTGT GTTGCTTGAGGAATGTTTTGTGGCTAAGGATCCATTCAGTCCGGATAAGGAGAAGTTTCTGGTGTTGGGATCTGCATGCAGCTTATGCaacatgtgtgtctgtgttggaCCG GACTGCAGCCTGTTCTACACCAAGAGGTTCTGCATGCAGTGCGTGAATAAGCACCTGGACCAGTTCCCCCATCAGATTCGGTCCGAGCTGGCAAAGAAGAAGCAGAGTTCAAAGTCCGGCGTCTCATGA